One genomic window of Glycine soja cultivar W05 chromosome 9, ASM419377v2, whole genome shotgun sequence includes the following:
- the LOC114367593 gene encoding cysteine proteinase inhibitor 1-like: MRHHCLLLLSLVLVSYAARRSESALGGWSPIKDVNDSHVAEIANYAVSEYDKRSGAKLTLVKVSKGETQVVAGTNYRLVLKVKNGSTTASYQATVLEKPWLHFRNLTSFKPLRS, from the coding sequence ATGAGACACCACTGTCTCCTTCTCCTCTCCCTCGTCTTGGTCTCCTACGCTGCCCGACGGTCGGAATCTGCGCTGGGCGGCTGGAGCCCCATCAAGGACGTGAACGACAGCCACGTGGCGGAGATCGCGAACTACGCGGTGAGCGAGTACGACAAGCGTTCTGGGGCAAAGCTGACGCTGGTCAAGGTATCAAAGGGCGAGACTCAGGTCGTGGCCGGCACCAACTACCGCCTGGTCCTCAAGGTCAAGAATGGATCCACCACGGCCAGTTACCAAGCCACCGTGCTGGAGAAGCCTTGGCTCCATTTCAGGAATCTCACTTCCTTCAAACCCCTTCGTTCTTAG